Proteins from one Microtus pennsylvanicus isolate mMicPen1 chromosome 7, mMicPen1.hap1, whole genome shotgun sequence genomic window:
- the LOC142854135 gene encoding H-2 class I histocompatibility antigen, D-37 alpha chain-like isoform X3: protein MEGGPSRRSWSTGDPQEHRQNFQTCLQNLFEHYNPSLLARVLMPMYSYWLKLLAGAIVVAQTQASSHSLRYFYTSVSRPGLGEPRFIAVGYVDDTQFVRYDSDAETPRMEPRVPWMAQEGPEYWERETWKARNTGKNFKLNLQTLRGYYNQSDDEPHTLQWMYGCDLGPDGNLIRGYCQEAYDGRDYISLNEDLKSWTTTDSASQISKRKSENVNEADHQRAYLQGPCIGWLLRYLELGKATLLRSDPPKVHVTHHPGPKGDVTLRCWALGFYPADITLTWQREEEEQTQDMELVETRPSGDGTFQKWASLVVPSGEEHKYTCHVYHEGLPEPLTLRWEPPQSTVPIMAVIAGLVLLGAVVIGAVVTVVRKRRRNTGGKGGDYAPAPA, encoded by the exons ATGGAGGGTGGACCGAGCAGAAGGAGCTGGAGCACTGGGGACCCACAGGAGCACAGACAGAATTTCCAAACCTGCCTTCAAAACCTGTTCGAACACTACAACCCAAGTCTGCTG GCCCGTGTACTGATGCCCATGTATTCTTACTGGCTCAAGCTGTTGGCAGGCGCCATAGTCGTGGCCCAGACACAGGCTA GTTCGCACTCGCTGCGGTATTTCTACACCTCTGTGTCCCGGCCCGGCCTCGGGGAGCCCCGGTTCATCGCCGTCGGCTACGTGGACGACACGCAGTTCGTGCGCTACGACAGCGACGCGGAGACTCCAAGGATGGAGCCGCGGGTGCCGTGGATGGCGCAGGAGGGGCCAGAGTATTGGGAGAGGGAGACATGGAAAGCCAGGAACACAGGGAAAAACTTTAAATTGAATCTCCAAACCCTGCGTGGCTACTACAATCAGAGTGACGACG AACCTCACACTCTGCAGTGGATGTATGGCTGTGACCTGGGTCCAGATGGGAATCTCATCCGCGGGTACTGTCAGGAGGCCTACGATGGCCGGGATTATATCTCCCTGAACGAGGACCTGAAATCCTGGACCACAACTGACTCAGCCTCTCAGATTTCTAAGCGCAAGTCAGAGAACGTGAACGAGGCCGACCACCAGAGAGCATACCTGCAGGGCCCCTGCATAGGCTGGCTCCTTAGATACCTGGAATTGGGGAAGGCCACTCTGCTGCGTTCAG ACCCCCCAAAGGTACATGTGACCCATCATCCTGGACCTAAAGGTGATGTCACCCTGAGGTGCTGGGCCCTGGGCTTCTATCCTGCTGACATCACCCTGAcctggcagagggaggaggaggaacagactcAGGACATGGAGCTTGTGGAGACCAGACCTTCTGGAgatggaaccttccagaagtgGGCATCTCTGGTGGTGCCTTCTGGGGAggagcacaaatacacatgccatGTGTACCATGAGGGGCTGCCTGAGCCCCTCACCCTGAGATGGG aGCCTCCTCAGTCCACAGTCCCCATCATGGCAGTCATTGCTGGTCTGGTTCTCCTTGGAGCTGTGGTCATTGGAGCTGTGGTAACTgttgtgaggaagaggaggagaaacacaG gtggaaaaggaggggacTATGCTCCAGCTCCAG CGTGA
- the LOC142854135 gene encoding H-2 class I histocompatibility antigen, D-37 alpha chain-like isoform X2: MEGGPSRRSWSTGDPQEHRQNFQTCLQNLFEHYNPSLLARVLMPMYSYWLKLLAGAIVVAQTQASSHSLRYFYTSVSRPGLGEPRFIAVGYVDDTQFVRYDSDAETPRMEPRVPWMAQEGPEYWERETWKARNTGKNFKLNLQTLRGYYNQSDDEPHTLQWMYGCDLGPDGNLIRGYCQEAYDGRDYISLNEDLKSWTTTDSASQISKRKSENVNEADHQRAYLQGPCIGWLLRYLELGKATLLRSDPPKVHVTHHPGPKGDVTLRCWALGFYPADITLTWQREEEEQTQDMELVETRPSGDGTFQKWASLVVPSGEEHKYTCHVYHEGLPEPLTLRWEPPQSTVPIMAVIAGLVLLGAVVIGAVVTVVRKRRRNTGGKGGDYAPAPGRDSSQSSDASLPDCKA; this comes from the exons ATGGAGGGTGGACCGAGCAGAAGGAGCTGGAGCACTGGGGACCCACAGGAGCACAGACAGAATTTCCAAACCTGCCTTCAAAACCTGTTCGAACACTACAACCCAAGTCTGCTG GCCCGTGTACTGATGCCCATGTATTCTTACTGGCTCAAGCTGTTGGCAGGCGCCATAGTCGTGGCCCAGACACAGGCTA GTTCGCACTCGCTGCGGTATTTCTACACCTCTGTGTCCCGGCCCGGCCTCGGGGAGCCCCGGTTCATCGCCGTCGGCTACGTGGACGACACGCAGTTCGTGCGCTACGACAGCGACGCGGAGACTCCAAGGATGGAGCCGCGGGTGCCGTGGATGGCGCAGGAGGGGCCAGAGTATTGGGAGAGGGAGACATGGAAAGCCAGGAACACAGGGAAAAACTTTAAATTGAATCTCCAAACCCTGCGTGGCTACTACAATCAGAGTGACGACG AACCTCACACTCTGCAGTGGATGTATGGCTGTGACCTGGGTCCAGATGGGAATCTCATCCGCGGGTACTGTCAGGAGGCCTACGATGGCCGGGATTATATCTCCCTGAACGAGGACCTGAAATCCTGGACCACAACTGACTCAGCCTCTCAGATTTCTAAGCGCAAGTCAGAGAACGTGAACGAGGCCGACCACCAGAGAGCATACCTGCAGGGCCCCTGCATAGGCTGGCTCCTTAGATACCTGGAATTGGGGAAGGCCACTCTGCTGCGTTCAG ACCCCCCAAAGGTACATGTGACCCATCATCCTGGACCTAAAGGTGATGTCACCCTGAGGTGCTGGGCCCTGGGCTTCTATCCTGCTGACATCACCCTGAcctggcagagggaggaggaggaacagactcAGGACATGGAGCTTGTGGAGACCAGACCTTCTGGAgatggaaccttccagaagtgGGCATCTCTGGTGGTGCCTTCTGGGGAggagcacaaatacacatgccatGTGTACCATGAGGGGCTGCCTGAGCCCCTCACCCTGAGATGGG aGCCTCCTCAGTCCACAGTCCCCATCATGGCAGTCATTGCTGGTCTGGTTCTCCTTGGAGCTGTGGTCATTGGAGCTGTGGTAACTgttgtgaggaagaggaggagaaacacaG gtggaaaaggaggggacTATGCTCCAGCTCCAG GCAGGGACAGTTCCCAGAGCTCTGATGCATCTCTCCCAGACTGTAAAG
- the LOC142854135 gene encoding H-2 class I histocompatibility antigen, D-37 alpha chain-like isoform X1, with protein sequence MEGGPSRRSWSTGDPQEHRQNFQTCLQNLFEHYNPSLLARVLMPMYSYWLKLLAGAIVVAQTQASSHSLRYFYTSVSRPGLGEPRFIAVGYVDDTQFVRYDSDAETPRMEPRVPWMAQEGPEYWERETWKARNTGKNFKLNLQTLRGYYNQSDDEPHTLQWMYGCDLGPDGNLIRGYCQEAYDGRDYISLNEDLKSWTTTDSASQISKRKSENVNEADHQRAYLQGPCIGWLLRYLELGKATLLRSDPPKVHVTHHPGPKGDVTLRCWALGFYPADITLTWQREEEEQTQDMELVETRPSGDGTFQKWASLVVPSGEEHKYTCHVYHEGLPEPLTLRWEPPQSTVPIMAVIAGLVLLGAVVIGAVVTVVRKRRRNTGGKGGDYAPAPGRDSSQSSDASLPDCKA encoded by the exons ATGGAGGGTGGACCGAGCAGAAGGAGCTGGAGCACTGGGGACCCACAGGAGCACAGACAGAATTTCCAAACCTGCCTTCAAAACCTGTTCGAACACTACAACCCAAGTCTGCTG GCCCGTGTACTGATGCCCATGTATTCTTACTGGCTCAAGCTGTTGGCAGGCGCCATAGTCGTGGCCCAGACACAGGCTA GTTCGCACTCGCTGCGGTATTTCTACACCTCTGTGTCCCGGCCCGGCCTCGGGGAGCCCCGGTTCATCGCCGTCGGCTACGTGGACGACACGCAGTTCGTGCGCTACGACAGCGACGCGGAGACTCCAAGGATGGAGCCGCGGGTGCCGTGGATGGCGCAGGAGGGGCCAGAGTATTGGGAGAGGGAGACATGGAAAGCCAGGAACACAGGGAAAAACTTTAAATTGAATCTCCAAACCCTGCGTGGCTACTACAATCAGAGTGACGACG AACCTCACACTCTGCAGTGGATGTATGGCTGTGACCTGGGTCCAGATGGGAATCTCATCCGCGGGTACTGTCAGGAGGCCTACGATGGCCGGGATTATATCTCCCTGAACGAGGACCTGAAATCCTGGACCACAACTGACTCAGCCTCTCAGATTTCTAAGCGCAAGTCAGAGAACGTGAACGAGGCCGACCACCAGAGAGCATACCTGCAGGGCCCCTGCATAGGCTGGCTCCTTAGATACCTGGAATTGGGGAAGGCCACTCTGCTGCGTTCAG ACCCCCCAAAGGTACATGTGACCCATCATCCTGGACCTAAAGGTGATGTCACCCTGAGGTGCTGGGCCCTGGGCTTCTATCCTGCTGACATCACCCTGAcctggcagagggaggaggaggaacagactcAGGACATGGAGCTTGTGGAGACCAGACCTTCTGGAgatggaaccttccagaagtgGGCATCTCTGGTGGTGCCTTCTGGGGAggagcacaaatacacatgccatGTGTACCATGAGGGGCTGCCTGAGCCCCTCACCCTGAGATGGG aGCCTCCTCAGTCCACAGTCCCCATCATGGCAGTCATTGCTGGTCTGGTTCTCCTTGGAGCTGTGGTCATTGGAGCTGTGGTAACTgttgtgaggaagaggaggagaaacacaG gtggaaaaggaggggacTATGCTCCAGCTCCAG GCAGGGACAGTTCCCAGAGCTCTGATGCATCTCTCCCAGACTGTAAAG CGTGA
- the LOC142854135 gene encoding H-2 class I histocompatibility antigen, D-37 alpha chain-like isoform X4 — translation MEGGPSRRSWSTGDPQEHRQNFQTCLQNLFEHYNPSLLARVLMPMYSYWLKLLAGAIVVAQTQASSHSLRYFYTSVSRPGLGEPRFIAVGYVDDTQFVRYDSDAETPRMEPRVPWMAQEGPEYWERETWKARNTGKNFKLNLQTLRGYYNQSDDEPHTLQWMYGCDLGPDGNLIRGYCQEAYDGRDYISLNEDLKSWTTTDSASQISKRKSENVNEADHQRAYLQGPCIGWLLRYLELGKATLLRSDPPKVHVTHHPGPKGDVTLRCWALGFYPADITLTWQREEEEQTQDMELVETRPSGDGTFQKWASLVVPSGEEHKYTCHVYHEGLPEPLTLRWEPPQSTVPIMAVIAGLVLLGAVVIGAVVTVVRKRRRNTGGKGGDYAPAPA, via the exons ATGGAGGGTGGACCGAGCAGAAGGAGCTGGAGCACTGGGGACCCACAGGAGCACAGACAGAATTTCCAAACCTGCCTTCAAAACCTGTTCGAACACTACAACCCAAGTCTGCTG GCCCGTGTACTGATGCCCATGTATTCTTACTGGCTCAAGCTGTTGGCAGGCGCCATAGTCGTGGCCCAGACACAGGCTA GTTCGCACTCGCTGCGGTATTTCTACACCTCTGTGTCCCGGCCCGGCCTCGGGGAGCCCCGGTTCATCGCCGTCGGCTACGTGGACGACACGCAGTTCGTGCGCTACGACAGCGACGCGGAGACTCCAAGGATGGAGCCGCGGGTGCCGTGGATGGCGCAGGAGGGGCCAGAGTATTGGGAGAGGGAGACATGGAAAGCCAGGAACACAGGGAAAAACTTTAAATTGAATCTCCAAACCCTGCGTGGCTACTACAATCAGAGTGACGACG AACCTCACACTCTGCAGTGGATGTATGGCTGTGACCTGGGTCCAGATGGGAATCTCATCCGCGGGTACTGTCAGGAGGCCTACGATGGCCGGGATTATATCTCCCTGAACGAGGACCTGAAATCCTGGACCACAACTGACTCAGCCTCTCAGATTTCTAAGCGCAAGTCAGAGAACGTGAACGAGGCCGACCACCAGAGAGCATACCTGCAGGGCCCCTGCATAGGCTGGCTCCTTAGATACCTGGAATTGGGGAAGGCCACTCTGCTGCGTTCAG ACCCCCCAAAGGTACATGTGACCCATCATCCTGGACCTAAAGGTGATGTCACCCTGAGGTGCTGGGCCCTGGGCTTCTATCCTGCTGACATCACCCTGAcctggcagagggaggaggaggaacagactcAGGACATGGAGCTTGTGGAGACCAGACCTTCTGGAgatggaaccttccagaagtgGGCATCTCTGGTGGTGCCTTCTGGGGAggagcacaaatacacatgccatGTGTACCATGAGGGGCTGCCTGAGCCCCTCACCCTGAGATGGG aGCCTCCTCAGTCCACAGTCCCCATCATGGCAGTCATTGCTGGTCTGGTTCTCCTTGGAGCTGTGGTCATTGGAGCTGTGGTAACTgttgtgaggaagaggaggagaaacacaG gtggaaaaggaggggacTATGCTCCAGCTCCAG
- the LOC142854135 gene encoding H-2 class I histocompatibility antigen, D-37 alpha chain-like isoform X15, translating to MPMYSYWLKLLAGAIVVAQTQASSHSLRYFYTSVSRPGLGEPRFIAVGYVDDTQFVRYDSDAETPRMEPRVPWMAQEGPEYWERETWKARNTGKNFKLNLQTLRGYYNQSDDEPHTLQWMYGCDLGPDGNLIRGYCQEAYDGRDYISLNEDLKSWTTTDSASQISKRKSENVNEADHQRAYLQGPCIGWLLRYLELGKATLLRSDPPKVHVTHHPGPKGDVTLRCWALGFYPADITLTWQREEEEQTQDMELVETRPSGDGTFQKWASLVVPSGEEHKYTCHVYHEGLPEPLTLRWEPPQSTVPIMAVIAGLVLLGAVVIGAVVTVVRKRRRNTGGKGGDYAPAPGRDSSQSSDASLPDCKA from the exons ATGCCCATGTATTCTTACTGGCTCAAGCTGTTGGCAGGCGCCATAGTCGTGGCCCAGACACAGGCTA GTTCGCACTCGCTGCGGTATTTCTACACCTCTGTGTCCCGGCCCGGCCTCGGGGAGCCCCGGTTCATCGCCGTCGGCTACGTGGACGACACGCAGTTCGTGCGCTACGACAGCGACGCGGAGACTCCAAGGATGGAGCCGCGGGTGCCGTGGATGGCGCAGGAGGGGCCAGAGTATTGGGAGAGGGAGACATGGAAAGCCAGGAACACAGGGAAAAACTTTAAATTGAATCTCCAAACCCTGCGTGGCTACTACAATCAGAGTGACGACG AACCTCACACTCTGCAGTGGATGTATGGCTGTGACCTGGGTCCAGATGGGAATCTCATCCGCGGGTACTGTCAGGAGGCCTACGATGGCCGGGATTATATCTCCCTGAACGAGGACCTGAAATCCTGGACCACAACTGACTCAGCCTCTCAGATTTCTAAGCGCAAGTCAGAGAACGTGAACGAGGCCGACCACCAGAGAGCATACCTGCAGGGCCCCTGCATAGGCTGGCTCCTTAGATACCTGGAATTGGGGAAGGCCACTCTGCTGCGTTCAG ACCCCCCAAAGGTACATGTGACCCATCATCCTGGACCTAAAGGTGATGTCACCCTGAGGTGCTGGGCCCTGGGCTTCTATCCTGCTGACATCACCCTGAcctggcagagggaggaggaggaacagactcAGGACATGGAGCTTGTGGAGACCAGACCTTCTGGAgatggaaccttccagaagtgGGCATCTCTGGTGGTGCCTTCTGGGGAggagcacaaatacacatgccatGTGTACCATGAGGGGCTGCCTGAGCCCCTCACCCTGAGATGGG aGCCTCCTCAGTCCACAGTCCCCATCATGGCAGTCATTGCTGGTCTGGTTCTCCTTGGAGCTGTGGTCATTGGAGCTGTGGTAACTgttgtgaggaagaggaggagaaacacaG gtggaaaaggaggggacTATGCTCCAGCTCCAG GCAGGGACAGTTCCCAGAGCTCTGATGCATCTCTCCCAGACTGTAAAG
- the LOC142854135 gene encoding H-2 class I histocompatibility antigen, Q10 alpha chain-like isoform X11, which translates to MGAMAPRTLLLLLAAALAPTQTRAGSHSLRYFYTSVSRPGLGEPRFIAVGYVDDTQFVRYDSDAETPRMEPRVPWMAQEGPEYWERETWKARNTGKNFKLNLQTLRGYYNQSDDEPHTLQWMYGCDLGPDGNLIRGYCQEAYDGRDYISLNEDLKSWTTTDSASQISKRKSENVNEADHQRAYLQGPCIGWLLRYLELGKATLLRSDPPKVHVTHHPGPKGDVTLRCWALGFYPADITLTWQREEEEQTQDMELVETRPSGDGTFQKWASLVVPSGEEHKYTCHVYHEGLPEPLTLRWEPPQSTVPIMAVIAGLVLLGAVVIGAVVTVVRKRRRNTGGKGGDYAPAPGRDSSQSSDASLPDCKA; encoded by the exons GTTCGCACTCGCTGCGGTATTTCTACACCTCTGTGTCCCGGCCCGGCCTCGGGGAGCCCCGGTTCATCGCCGTCGGCTACGTGGACGACACGCAGTTCGTGCGCTACGACAGCGACGCGGAGACTCCAAGGATGGAGCCGCGGGTGCCGTGGATGGCGCAGGAGGGGCCAGAGTATTGGGAGAGGGAGACATGGAAAGCCAGGAACACAGGGAAAAACTTTAAATTGAATCTCCAAACCCTGCGTGGCTACTACAATCAGAGTGACGACG AACCTCACACTCTGCAGTGGATGTATGGCTGTGACCTGGGTCCAGATGGGAATCTCATCCGCGGGTACTGTCAGGAGGCCTACGATGGCCGGGATTATATCTCCCTGAACGAGGACCTGAAATCCTGGACCACAACTGACTCAGCCTCTCAGATTTCTAAGCGCAAGTCAGAGAACGTGAACGAGGCCGACCACCAGAGAGCATACCTGCAGGGCCCCTGCATAGGCTGGCTCCTTAGATACCTGGAATTGGGGAAGGCCACTCTGCTGCGTTCAG ACCCCCCAAAGGTACATGTGACCCATCATCCTGGACCTAAAGGTGATGTCACCCTGAGGTGCTGGGCCCTGGGCTTCTATCCTGCTGACATCACCCTGAcctggcagagggaggaggaggaacagactcAGGACATGGAGCTTGTGGAGACCAGACCTTCTGGAgatggaaccttccagaagtgGGCATCTCTGGTGGTGCCTTCTGGGGAggagcacaaatacacatgccatGTGTACCATGAGGGGCTGCCTGAGCCCCTCACCCTGAGATGGG aGCCTCCTCAGTCCACAGTCCCCATCATGGCAGTCATTGCTGGTCTGGTTCTCCTTGGAGCTGTGGTCATTGGAGCTGTGGTAACTgttgtgaggaagaggaggagaaacacaG gtggaaaaggaggggacTATGCTCCAGCTCCAG GCAGGGACAGTTCCCAGAGCTCTGATGCATCTCTCCCAGACTGTAAAG
- the LOC142854135 gene encoding H-2 class I histocompatibility antigen, Q10 alpha chain-like isoform X12: MASMAPRTLLLLLAAALAPTQTRAGSHSLRYFYTSVSRPGLGEPRFIAVGYVDDTQFVRYDSDAETPRMEPRVPWMAQEGPEYWERETWKARNTGKNFKLNLQTLRGYYNQSDDEPHTLQWMYGCDLGPDGNLIRGYCQEAYDGRDYISLNEDLKSWTTTDSASQISKRKSENVNEADHQRAYLQGPCIGWLLRYLELGKATLLRSDPPKVHVTHHPGPKGDVTLRCWALGFYPADITLTWQREEEEQTQDMELVETRPSGDGTFQKWASLVVPSGEEHKYTCHVYHEGLPEPLTLRWEPPQSTVPIMAVIAGLVLLGAVVIGAVVTVVRKRRRNTGGKGGDYAPAPGRDSSQSSDASLPDCKA; the protein is encoded by the exons GTTCGCACTCGCTGCGGTATTTCTACACCTCTGTGTCCCGGCCCGGCCTCGGGGAGCCCCGGTTCATCGCCGTCGGCTACGTGGACGACACGCAGTTCGTGCGCTACGACAGCGACGCGGAGACTCCAAGGATGGAGCCGCGGGTGCCGTGGATGGCGCAGGAGGGGCCAGAGTATTGGGAGAGGGAGACATGGAAAGCCAGGAACACAGGGAAAAACTTTAAATTGAATCTCCAAACCCTGCGTGGCTACTACAATCAGAGTGACGACG AACCTCACACTCTGCAGTGGATGTATGGCTGTGACCTGGGTCCAGATGGGAATCTCATCCGCGGGTACTGTCAGGAGGCCTACGATGGCCGGGATTATATCTCCCTGAACGAGGACCTGAAATCCTGGACCACAACTGACTCAGCCTCTCAGATTTCTAAGCGCAAGTCAGAGAACGTGAACGAGGCCGACCACCAGAGAGCATACCTGCAGGGCCCCTGCATAGGCTGGCTCCTTAGATACCTGGAATTGGGGAAGGCCACTCTGCTGCGTTCAG ACCCCCCAAAGGTACATGTGACCCATCATCCTGGACCTAAAGGTGATGTCACCCTGAGGTGCTGGGCCCTGGGCTTCTATCCTGCTGACATCACCCTGAcctggcagagggaggaggaggaacagactcAGGACATGGAGCTTGTGGAGACCAGACCTTCTGGAgatggaaccttccagaagtgGGCATCTCTGGTGGTGCCTTCTGGGGAggagcacaaatacacatgccatGTGTACCATGAGGGGCTGCCTGAGCCCCTCACCCTGAGATGGG aGCCTCCTCAGTCCACAGTCCCCATCATGGCAGTCATTGCTGGTCTGGTTCTCCTTGGAGCTGTGGTCATTGGAGCTGTGGTAACTgttgtgaggaagaggaggagaaacacaG gtggaaaaggaggggacTATGCTCCAGCTCCAG GCAGGGACAGTTCCCAGAGCTCTGATGCATCTCTCCCAGACTGTAAAG